In one window of Festucalex cinctus isolate MCC-2025b chromosome 14, RoL_Fcin_1.0, whole genome shotgun sequence DNA:
- the hmx3a gene encoding homeobox protein HMX3, giving the protein MPETTQEAPAKDSPFFIKNLLNCDSKPPSKPKPPLTPAPTPRAALEAAGGFSLSHVADFGFPRFELPAQRFALPAHYLERTSAWWYPYAINSNAHIHRSEAAEKLTTRDSSPTSGTDRDSPELLLKSEPETKDDDDDDERAASKSGDEIILEESDSEEAKKDELDDWKKRDGDDGGGGGDKKPCRKKKTRTVFSRSQVFQLESTFDMKRYLSSSERAGLAASLHLTETQVKIWFQNRRNKWKRQLAAELEAANLSHAAAQRIVRVPILYHENSAAAAAAAAAAAAAAAVAEGAAPSVPASQPLLTFPHPGVYYSHPIVTSVPLLRPV; this is encoded by the exons atgcccGAGACCACGCAGGAGGCTCCGGCCAAGGACTCGCCCTTCTTCATCAAGAACCTGCTCAACTGCGACAGCAAGCCGCCCAGCAAGCCCAAGCCGCCGCTGACGCCGGCGCCGACGCCGCGGGCGGCCCTGGAGGCTGCCGGAGGTTTCTCCCTGTCGCACGTGGCCGACTTCGGCTTCCCTCGCTTCGAGCTGCCCGCGCAGCGCTTCGCTCTGCCCGCACACTACCTGGAGCGCACCTCGGCCTGGTGGTACCCGTACGCCATCAACTCCAACGCGCACATCCACAGAAGTGAAG CCGCAGAGAAGCTGACAACCAGGGACTCGTCCCCGACGTCGGGCACCGACCGGGACTCCCCGGAACTGCTACTCAAGTCCGAACCGGAGACcaaagacgacgacgacgatgacgaacGCGCGGCCAGCAAAAGCGGCGACGAGATCATCCTGGAAGAGAGCGACTCGGAGGAGGCCAAGAAGGACGAGCTGGACGACTGGAAGAAGCGCGACGGCGAcgacggcggaggaggaggcgacAAGAAGCCGTGCCGCAAGAAGAAAACCCGCACCGTGTTCTCCCGCAGCCAAGTCTTCCAGCTGGAGTCCACGTTCGACATGAAGCGCTACCTGAGCAGCTCGGAGCGCGCCGGCCTGGCCGCCTCGCTGCACCTGACCGAGACGCAGGTGAAGATCTGGTTCCAGAACCGCCGCAACAAGTGGAAGCGGCAGCTGGCCGCCGAGCTGGAGGCGGCCAACCTCAGCCACGCCGCCGCGCAGAGGATCGTGCGGGTGCCCATCCTCTACCACGAGaactcggcggcggcggcggcggcggcggcggcggcggcggcggcggcggcggtggcggaggGCGCCGCCCCCAGCGTGCCCGCCAGCCAGCCGCTGCTCACCTTCCCGCACCCGGGCGTCTACTACTCGCACCCCATCGTCACCTCAGTGCCGCTGCTAAGACCCGTGtga
- the hmx2 gene encoding homeobox protein HMX2 → MSSAEDSGSKLGSTGPISSFTIRSILGTPASEAPPTPAQHPHPPPRSGANKELAKGLAAARRRTLSVSSEEECSGGEDSADCFCSEPARGHACGQNRQHNAFSCLGPAKGLLSTDEGLTRRPPLLHDYNKDEEQERALLSPLSEERQSDATDKHPQGSSAKKKTRTVFSRSQVYQLESTFDMKRYLSSSERACLASSLQLTETQIKTWFQNRRNKWKRQLSAELEAANMAHASAQTLVGMPLVFRENSLLRVPVPRSIAFPTPLYYPGSNLPALPLYNLYNKVDY, encoded by the exons ATGAGTAGCGCAGAAGACAGCGGGAGCAAGCTCGGCTCGACGGGGCCCATTTCCAGCTTCACCATCCGCTCCATCCTGGGCACGCCCGCGTCCGAGGCGCCCCCGACCCCGGCCCAGCACCCGCACCCGCCGCCGCGCTCCGGTGCCAATAAGGAGCTCGCCAAGGGACTAGCGGCGGCGCGGAGGAGGACGCTGTCCGTGTCCTCCGAGGAGGAGTGCAGCGGCGGGGAGGACTCGGCGGACTGCTTCTGCTCCGAGCCGGCCCGCGGACACGCGTGCGGACAGAACCGGCAACATAACGCGTTCTCCTGCTTAG GTCCCGCCAAGGGGCTCCTGTCCACCGACGAGGGTCTAACGAGGCGGCCGCCCCTCCTGCACGACTACAACAAGGACGAGGAGCAAGAACGAGCCCTGCTGTCCCCCCTGTCGGAGGAGCGGCAGTCGGACGCGACCGACAAGCACCCGCAGGGCTCCTCGGCCAAGAAGAAGACGCGCACCGTGTTCTCGCGCAGCCAGGTGTACCAGCTGGAGTCCACGTTCGACATGAAGCGCTACCTGAGCAGCTCGGAGCGCGCCTGCCTGGCGTCCAGCCTGCAGCTGACCGAGACGCAGATCAAGACGTGGTTTCAGAACCGCAGGAACAAATGGAAGCGGCAGCTGTCGGCCGAGCTGGAGGCGGCCAACATGGCGCACGCCTCGGCGCAGACTCTCGTGGGCATGCCGCTGGTTTTCCGGGAGAACTCCTTGCTGCGCGTCCCGGTGCCGCGCTCTATCGCCTTCCCCACGCCGCTCTACTACCCCGGGAGCAATCTGCCCGCTCTGCCTTTATACAACTTGTACAATAAGGTCGACTACTGA